The Alkalinema sp. FACHB-956 DNA window AGAGGTAGGCGGGGGCGATGCGATCGCGGCTGACGGCTTGGGTCAGGAGTTCGATCGCGGCGGGTTGGCCGATGAGGGGGGCGAAGACGGTGGACATGCCAGAGGGAACGAGGAAGACTTCACTAGATTAGCGCATCGGGATCGATGCCCTGCGATCGGATGGGTTTATTTTAACTTGGGGTGGAGGAGTGGGAGGGTGGGGAGACGATGGGGGATTTGGAGGATACAATCTAGGGAGAATTTTAGAGACTGTGCCCTTTTCCGATCGCTGAATTGGCGCTGAATTAATTATGACTTTACCGATTCATCTCGAATTTGATTTCCAGGATCAAACAGCTCCAGAAAAGCAGGAGACTCAGACCCAGATGATCTTTCAGCAGGGGAGGATGATTCCGGGGGTAACAATGGAACGAGTTGTGGATCCTAATCCACCGGAGGGAATTAGATCGCCGGGTCGGGTGTTGTGGGGGTTGTTGCAGGCGGAGGTGAGTCCGGCGAGTTTGAAGAATTTGTTTGGCTTTTTGGGCGATCGGTTGGGGAATAAGCCGATCAAGATTAAGGCGAAGTTTGCGGATGGTCGGGAGTTTGAGTTGGAGGCAAGTAGTCAGGCGGAGTTAGCAACGGCTAGAACAATGCTGGAGGAGTTATCTAAGATTCACTAGTGAATGCTGAACGAATAAGTTATACCCAATTGATTGGTGATTGCGAACTATGACGATCCCCCTAAATCCCCCTTATTAAGGGGGACTTTGAAAAGGGGGGACTTTGAAAGAATTTAACTGAATTCTCTGCTGAATCGGGGGGTGATCAATCAATTTGGTATTCGGTAAACCGTTAAGTGATTAGTTAAAAATAAATTCTAGGTTGGAATGGATTGCGTGGGGTAATGGGAAAGTATGCACTGCTGATTGGGGTGAGTGAATACCCGGAGGGGTTGGGGAATTTGCCAGCGGCGGCGAATGATGTGCAGGCTGTGCAAGCGGTGCTGAGCGATCGAGAGCGGGGTGAGTTTGATGATGTGCAGGTGTTGGTGAATCCGGGGCTGGAGGAGATGCAGTCAGCGATCGAGATGCTGTTTGCCGATCGCAGTGCGGAGGATTTGCTGCTGCTGTATTTTTCGGGGCATGGGTTGACCGATGGGATGGGTAAGTTTTTCTTTGCGACGCCAACGACTCGGAAGCAGAACGGAGTGTTAATGCGATCGTCGGCGATCGCGGCGGGGTTGGTGCATGAGTTTATGCAGGATTGCCCATCTGAGCGGCAGGTGGTGATTTTGGATTGTTGCCACAGTGGGGCGTTTGGGGCGGGGCTGATGGCGCGGGATGGGGGGGATATCGATTTTCAGTTGCAGTTGGGTGGCAAGGGGCGGGTGGTGCTGACGGCTTCGGCGGCGATCGATTATTCCTTTGAGCGATCGGGGGAGGAGTTGGCGATTTATACGCGCTATTTGGTGGAGGGGTTGCGGACGGGGGCTGCCGATCGGGATGGGGATGGCTGGGTGTCGGTGGATGAGTTGCATGAGTATGTGAAGGATCAGTTGCGGAAGGCGGCTCCGAATATGAGTCCGCAGCGCTATTTGGTGCAGGATGGGGAGAAGATTCGGTTGGCGAAGGCGGGGGTGGTTGATCCTCAGCGTCAGTATCGCAAGGAGGTGGAGCGCTATAGCCAGGATGGGGAGATTCGTCCGGCGGGGCGATGGATTTTGAGGCTGAAGCAGCAGGCGTTGGGGCTGGAGGATGCAGCGGCTAGGGAGGTTGAGGCGGAGGTGTTGCAGCCCTATGTGGAGCATCGTCAGAAGGTGCAGGAGTATGAGGACTGTCTGCGGGAAGAGGTGGCGTTGCAGTTTCCGTTGGGTGAACGGGCTTGGCAGGAGTTGCGGGATTTGCAGAAAATTCTGAATCTGAGTGAGGCGGATGTGGTGGCGGTGCAGGGGCGAGTGTTGCCGGAAATGCCAACAAATCCAGAAATCGTAATAGAGGTGGTAAGGGAAGCACAGCAGGAAGTAAAAGTAGAATCGTCTAGTTTGTTGATTCCGTTTACGTTTACCACTGCTAAATTAATTGTTGAGAAGAACGGGAAAATTAAAATTAATCAATCCCAAGGTTCAGGGCAGCAGTTCATTGAAACGCTGGCGGATGGGACGACACTGGAACTGGTGCAGGTGCCTGGTGGTTCTTTTCAGATGGGTTCCGATGAGTATGACAGTGAAAAGCCGATTCATGGGGTGAAGGTGCCAGCGTTTTTGATGGGGAAATATCCGATTACCCAAGCCCAGTGGAAGGCGATCGCGCAACTGCCCAAGGTGAATCGGGATCTCGACCTTGATCCGGCTGACTTTAAAGGGCACGATCGCCCGGTGGAAAAGGTCTCTTGGTGGTCGGCGATCGAAGCTTGCGATCGGTTGTCCCAAGCAACCCAGAGAACCTATCGCTTGCCGACGGAAGCCGAATGGGAATACGCCTGCCGCGCGGGAACCACAACGCCGTTTTACTTTGGAGAAACAATTTCCACAGATCTCGCCAATTATGACGGCAACCATACCTATGGCAAAGGGCAAAAAGGTCAGTATCGGGAACAAACCACGCCCGTGGGCACTTTTCCAGCTAATGGGTGGGGACTGTGTGATTTACACGGCAATGTGTGGGAATGGTGCTTGGATCATTGGCATGACAACTAC harbors:
- a CDS encoding SUMF1/EgtB/PvdO family nonheme iron enzyme, whose protein sequence is MGKYALLIGVSEYPEGLGNLPAAANDVQAVQAVLSDRERGEFDDVQVLVNPGLEEMQSAIEMLFADRSAEDLLLLYFSGHGLTDGMGKFFFATPTTRKQNGVLMRSSAIAAGLVHEFMQDCPSERQVVILDCCHSGAFGAGLMARDGGDIDFQLQLGGKGRVVLTASAAIDYSFERSGEELAIYTRYLVEGLRTGAADRDGDGWVSVDELHEYVKDQLRKAAPNMSPQRYLVQDGEKIRLAKAGVVDPQRQYRKEVERYSQDGEIRPAGRWILRLKQQALGLEDAAAREVEAEVLQPYVEHRQKVQEYEDCLREEVALQFPLGERAWQELRDLQKILNLSEADVVAVQGRVLPEMPTNPEIVIEVVREAQQEVKVESSSLLIPFTFTTAKLIVEKNGKIKINQSQGSGQQFIETLADGTTLELVQVPGGSFQMGSDEYDSEKPIHGVKVPAFLMGKYPITQAQWKAIAQLPKVNRDLDLDPADFKGHDRPVEKVSWWSAIEACDRLSQATQRTYRLPTEAEWEYACRAGTTTPFYFGETISTDLANYDGNHTYGKGQKGQYREQTTPVGTFPANGWGLCDLHGNVWEWCLDHWHDNYKGAPQDGSAWLDRNAEENAYRILRGGSWFSLPIYCRSSYRRWDPAGDFSNYVGFRVVLVGFPGL